A region of the Ischnura elegans chromosome 11, ioIscEleg1.1, whole genome shotgun sequence genome:
TACTGCATAGCATCGACCTCGTTAAACTGATAATCATACCAACAAGGAACCTTATGTTTTAGGATCTTCCAAGGGCCAGTTTTATGAATACGGGTAAGCGTCAACCGTAAAATAATATTGCAGCATCCTTTACCTTTAGATAAGTGGAAAATTACAGTGAATAGATGTGGGTTAggatcagggccggatttagcgtaaggcaaaataggcaggTGCTTAGGTGCGTCGCAGTCAAAGGCGCAGAAGGGGCGCCTTTCAGTGCGGCAgttcattaacccattaatgcccagatcttttttcttttcgaaaatactttttaagtgattttatttcattaacaccCATCCTaagttattggaaaaataatgaaaaaattctaataatattatttaaataaatatagggtGGGTCGTTAACGACCCATTGGGCACAACCCCTATTACGATGTACGTACATAGTATCGAGAGTTTTTTTTCGAGGATTTCAATTTACTTAACTTTTATATTGGTTTTCACTGACAATTCTACCAACTAATGGAGTTGAATGAATTACATATGTAattatataacttttaaaaaaaatcattgtttttttataattatacatgACGTATGACAAAAGGCGTAACTCCGATATATTAGGGAAAAGATTTTATCCGCGAAAATTTGGGTCAGaacaatatcattttaaatttaacaaattataataGCAATTGGTATTTGTTACATTTTTGGTGTTAAAACATTACAAAATCGGTGTTAATAGATTTACAGTCATGTGTGATAGTTAGAAAAGCATGTACCATGAAGCGGTACCCCGCATCTTCGGCATGCCCTGACAGTTTTGCTGCGGCAAACTTCACATCGGCGTCTTGGTTGCCCAGTAATAATCAAATGACCACCGTGATGTAACCGGGCTGGCTTCCCTACTTTCTCCGCAGAACTTGTTGGACCAGGAAGTTTAGGCTCAGTACCATACTTTTGAAGAATGCTCTGGACTACTTGCCTCCTAAATGATAAGCCATCGAAAACTCTGCCATGGCTTTTACTTAGATTCCATGCATTGATCATGGCCACATCCAACAACCAAAATACAATAGGGATATACCATTTCTTCCCTCTTATTGCAATTCTATATTCAGCTATAAACCTATCTAGTAGGTCCACACCCCCCATGTTTTGGTTATATTGATCAATTAAATGTGGTTGTGGTACactaattttccctttttttgacACCGAATATCTAGTAACTTGATGGATTGGGTGAATACCGTGAGCATTAGACATAACATTCACGAGATTATTATCCTTCCATGCAACTGCAACAATATTTTCCACTTTGTTAATTCGTGCCtcaaattttcccctctcacaTTTTTCCATATCTTTTTTACTAGGCAAGGGGCAGCGATCCATTCTATTTGATCGGACAGTACCGGTTCCCAATATGCCGCGTGATGCTAATGCCGACAAAAGTTTTGCACTggtaaaaaattgtcaaaatagaaaaagaaattcacctCAGGAAAATTTTCCTTGACAACATCTGCTTTCTTTAGGACAACGGACTCCCCAAGCCCTACATTAGGTGGTCTCATTTCCCCTGCCTGTTTTCCCTGGTATAAATCTACGTCAAGGCAGTATCCCTGACGTTCGGCAGCTACCCAAGCTTTAAAACCAAAACGTATTGGTTTTCCCCTAATATATTGTTTGCACCCATGCCTTCCGAAATAAGGAATCATGGACTCGTCAACTGATACATGCCTCTCATCTGGAGcgttttcaatgaatgatttattcaaCTTGTTAAGGAAAGGTCTCACTTCAGCCATTTTGTCGCCAGGAATTATAGCGTCATTTTTGCATACATGTAGAAATCTTAAAATCTCCTCGAATCGGTTTCTCCTCATTGAATTCACAACTAATAAATTCCGCACATCATCTGCACTCTCCCAATACATGCGTCGGCGGGGAAGCGGGACATAACCAGTCAAATATAGAACACCAATGAAACAGTACATCTCTTCAACTGTTAGTTGAAAATTCGGAAAATTCTTTGAAACAGCGTTTTCAACCGTTAATTTCACGATCTCAGTTATTAGTTCCTCGCTAATAAATGCTTCCCAAAAATGAATAGGGTATGAATCAAACGTCTCGGCCACCCGGCGCTCACACGGGCGCCTTTTTCGTGTGTCAATCCAGACGGGGGCCAGACATCAGGAGCATACACCCCTCCGCGCCTGTCGCGAGCCCGGGAAATGGTTATTGGTACCCGCTAGATTTCCTGAGTGGCCGTGGCGTCGATGGACGACGCGCCAAAGGCCAGTACATGCGTCGGCTTCATCGCAGATGTATGGATTGGGTGGGTGCTATTTTCAATCAGGCACAATGTAAGTGATTCgtggaaagaaaattgaaatacctTTACCACAAGCCTATAATATGATACAATGACCAAATACACTACGAAAGTTCTTCATTGGGCATTTAAACCGTAATGTCTGCATGTGAAATACAGCCTGGCTCGGGGAACATGGTCTTCGGTGTTGTGCCCAATGGGTCGTTAGCGACCCATGCAAGATTAAACCCAAATATTTTCGTTCCCACTCCACTTATATGAAAAAAAGCTTATCAATTACTTTATTTGAACTTATACTAGAAAATAATGACCATCtgggaaaattatttcatggataacaatatttaaaaattaattgttcaagCACGGAGAAAAAAACTTTGTATGTGTTACCTTCCCTATGCTGTTGCAGCAAAATTCGTTTGTCAGCATAGTGACAGCAAAACTCACGGCAGCCTGAGCAAATGGCGTTTGTTGCCTCTGCTCCGCCAAGCAAGCAAAAGTCATTTGCTGACCGCTCGACTGCATTTTCTCCGTGTACAAATGCGATTTGCTCCGCCAGACGTCAGACTAGCTGAGGTAGCCGAGGCATCTGCTATTTCGGCGTTCAGTTGTTAGTCCAACCTAGCGGTTTGCTGGGCCGGCGGAAGTAATTGTAGCGTTGGCATGCCTTATTTTAGCAAATTATCGGTGCTGATGACAAAATGTAGACTGAACACGTAATGGGGTTTAAGATCAAAATAACAACAAGGTCGTTTGGTCTGAGAATCAAACATTTAATGGCATCAAACATAAGGAAATACATATCAAGATGTGCGAAATAGTAACTAGTTACATCcgtaactgagaaaagcataatTGACAAGCAAAACAAGTACATTACAATAGTAGATACAATCCTTAAGAGTGGTATCTCCATGCTAGTCACAAATGCATCATATTTACAGTTAAATTACATTGAAAAGGAtacatatatttacatttatatggCATATCTCAGCACTACATATTTTTCCCCATTTGCCATAGTGAATGCATAGAGTGGTAGAGGGTCCAATAGCTGATTCATGCCAATGCAAACCCACTCACTAGAGTGAATCACCTCATACCCTAGAACATGCTCATTCAAGCCTAAGTTCTTTAGCTCTACACAAATGAAAATTGGCATGTCATCTATTAAGATGAACCTAATCTCTGCAAATGTTGGACACAAATCTTTAGCACCAGTGACAAGAACCATACCTGGTTTATATTTAGTACCCTTATACTCAATCCAACTTGGACTTAGCACCTTTCTGTCTCTTAGACTTGCTGGGAGTGTATGATACCATTCAACAAGACCGTTTACTTCTAGCATATCGCAGGGACCATGAAGCGGTTTTGGTAATATGCCTTCATTGGCTGCAAGTCTATAGCACATACTCAACTGGTGCTTGACAGCCAAGGTATGGCTAATATTCCTCCGGGACATATTAACAGAAGCAGCTCTAGTTGAGTCCCGGTGTTTAGCTTCAAAACGAATGCATGATAAATTGCCAACAGATCCACTTTCTTCGAAAATGAGAGGGTAATGCGTAAGAAGGTGGTGCTTCGGTTTGAGTGTGTCTCCTGTCAACCTTAAATACAGAGCATGATGTTCCTCAATTAAAACCCTTAGCAAACCAACAATATCTTTTGGAACTCTCTTAGCAACCAAAATTTCAATGATTTGCCTGAGGACTACATATAACTCCCAATAAGGGTTATTTTCCGACACTAAATCCCCAATAATAACCCCAAGCAATCTCACAAAACAAAGCATTTCTGAGGATGTCATTGCTAACTTGTTTCCCTTTTTCAAAGAGTGACGAGAAATGAGGGGTGGTTTATTTGAGCTGTCTATCGGTCCATAATCAAATAGTTTCAGCCGTATATTGAGAGTTTCTAAATCAAGATCTTTACTTGGTCCATCAACTATTCCACGCAATATATGAATCATATCATAAGAGCAAATTCCCTCACGCATATCATGCATTTCATCAACAAAGAAATTTGATGTGATGTGAAATGATTGCACATAATGCCAAACACAATCCTCTTTCACTCCAGTCTTACTACAATCATTCAGCTTAACATCATCATCATACTCTTTTTGGCTTCTGAGCATATGCGGAAGGTCAGTAGTCTGCTTTTCACTTTGAGACTTACTCAACTTACAAAGACGACAAAAATAATTAGCATTGAACGATTCAACCATCCCAAGAACTGAATTTAGCCCTAAATTATCACCCAATACTAATCCCAGAACAAAGTACACATGCTTAAACTCATCAACATTACTTATTTCAATTCCATTAGTCTCTAAATAAAGTAACTCATCAAGTAGAGGTTGAAATGCCTGCTTGTTACCATAATGAGACCTACTCCAACTGTCAAAGAGTAGAACCAAAAAGTGATTTCTTAATAGGGACTGGCATTCTTGTGGCAAACATGGAATAGTAGCATATACAGCACCCAACTTGCCTGAATGAGGTCCTAATGGGTTGTTAACCTCAAAATCATCAAAGTATATAAACAGGGGAATAACAATATCATTTTCAGCATACTGCACTATTTTTTTAGCCCAAAGTTTGCCCTGAATAAAATTCTGCAGTGATGAGGAATCTGATTTTAAGGATTTCATATACTTGAGGGTATCATTGAGTGCATTTGGCAattcaaaaaacttttttagaGTCTTTCTCAGGGGAACAAACTGACCAGTAACCTCCACATTTTCACCTCTACCTCCAGTCTTTGAGGCTTTACTGCAGAAAGTGTGGCCTATTAAATATGATTCTGGTGGAATATAATTACCAGTGTTTTTAAAGTGCTTCAGGCGGTGATGTTCTGTACTCAAATGTTTAAATGGAGATTCCAAAGCTTGAAACATTTTCAGCACTTCTTCTGTTTCTCCCTCATCGCAGTTAGATAGCCTTAATGAATTAGTCACTTTAGTTCTTAAAAGCTCCAAGAAACCCCCACCAAGAAAGGTTTCCACATCCTCGATTATAGTTTGGATGTGATTCCTTGGTAAGCAAGGATTACTGTACAGTTTGGATACAAATGAATCAGCacaaaaaaagagagaatttatGAAATCCTGAGAAAAGGTTTTAGTTTGAGGAGCAGTATCATGAGAGGCATTATTGCTGAGATTTggcatgtcttcataatcaccatCATCCTGGTCTACAACAAGTCCATTATGAATTTGGTCACCTATTTCTGTTGGCTCAAGAAGAAATTTATGTACCTTTTGTAGATGTTTCCGAAAGGAGTTTCGGGAGTGGAATACTCTAAAACAGCCATTCTCTGCACATCTATAATGGTCAGCAATGGGATGAGCAAACGTGTAGTGAGCAAACAGACCACGAATAGTGGATATTTCTGCCCCACACTTATCACATACAGGCATTATGAATTAGAGAAAAAGACCTAGTCACtagcagaaaataaaatcttaatgaaaaatatgtacacaATTAAATATAATAAGGGAATTTAATCCCTTGCTGCACTAAAATCTTGCAGCAGAGTCTCTACAAAGCTGAAGTGAGGCTCAAATTTTCGATCACGAGGTATATCGTACACTGCCCTTTGAATGAACTGCCAAATTTGGCTGGCTTCAGGAGGGTACTGAGCATTCAAGGCATGAAATGCCTTGAATGTGATATCCACTGCCTTTAGTGGAGTTTCCACCTCAAAGTATTTGGGGCCAATGATGGCGAATGCCTGGTGTATCTCTCTCCACGAAGGTCCCACCACAGCTGCTAGAGGTTGAAGCTGGCAGCCAAAATTCAGTAGGCGATCCTTTCTCAGCTCAAGCTGTGTTTCCAGGTCCCCAATAACCTGAGGGTTGAGAAAATTTGTAAGATTTCTGTTAAAAGTTACTATCTGAACTGTATTATCATAATAAATGTCATCAACCaattagataaaaaattgaaatataagatTTATTCGGTGAATATAGTGTGAATATTGATTCCTTACTTTTACGTGTAAAACAAAAGCTTCCTGAGCCTCGAGCTTTGATGGCCTCCACTCTCGCACTGATTTAGTTTGCTTCCGGGCATTTACAGTGGGAAAAATCTTGCTCATATGCAAGAGAGCTAGAGCTGTTCTTTCATCTGAAAATGAAGAAGATTCTTCTacatgaaaatagaataaaacatAATCTGTCCTAGTGTTATGCAAGTCAGGTGCTAATTTACAATTAATACTTTTCTGCTACTCACcaggtgaaattgcttcatcaaGTGCCTTCCTCAACTCTCCTTTAAGGCAGACCCTTTCCAGGACAAAATTACTAAGCCTTGGCCATAGAGCATATAAGCTCATGGAGCTATTGGGGAATTTGGAGGTGAAGTCAATCTCCAACTGCAATAGTTTTGATAGCAAATCAATAACTCACCAACTAcactattcataaaataaaagtttagctcaaaaatttgatgaaatatatggaTTACTTACCAGCATATAGCCTCTATCTAAGCGTAACGCAGGATACCCTTTCATATACTCATGGACTGATTTCCCATCTCTTTGGAGGCAGCGACGTCTAATTTGATGGGTTTTTTCCCAATATTCCTGAACTTTAACCCAGGGCTCAGCATTATTTTTCAGCCATTGGAGGGAGTCATCATCATCTTGGCTATCATCCACCTCAGATTCTGTAAAGGAATGAAACTATTAGtacatggaaaatatatttctgtacACTGTACGATGACTgcctcaaaatattatttaaaaattaaagtaacaatAATGGAGCCTTGGTGTGGGTCCAAGTATTGGTTGACAATTGTTAAAAATTGGAGTACTTGAATTAAAAGCAATCAATCACTGCATAACTCTCCAACTggcataatttattaatatacctCTCCACACCCTCATTCATCCGTCAGTTTAAATGATGTGCTCCTTGCCCTGAACTGAGATTTGTAAATgctaataatatatatatatatgtatgtataatggCTATTTTATCTAAGTTACTaagtaaaggaaatttaaaataactctAACAGCTATTACTAACATTTAGATTTCTTAAATTACCCTTCAAAATGACAAGTTATTCCTAACACTAAGATATAAAACATTACCTTCATTACCTTGACTGAAACTTTCATGTGCTCTTTTTTCACCCCTTTTCCGCCCTGGTATAAGGCCAAGCTTAGAATGGCAGCGGCGGGTATTATACCATTTAGAGTATAATTTCCCTTTACCAGTCTCGCACACTCCTCTTGAGTCGATCGATATCCAGCAAccctgaaaatgtttttcattcctTAAGTAATTTTAcagtagcattaaaaaattcttcgaaTTACTATCTCACTGAAATGACAACACCATGCTGAGAGGAACAGCTTCAAGGAAATTACCCCTTACAAAGAGAATGGAGATGTTAAAGAGCACTAATAGaaggaaaatgggaaatattaaagaaaatcttTGCATAAGCAAGGGCTGAAGATGgcaaagttataataataattatattaatataaaataattatattcttgaaagtgaaaatatttggtAGGAAATGGAGGAGAGTCATGAGACAAATATTGAATACCAAGAGGGGAGATAGACAATCTGAAGAATTCAATGGGGTAACAACATAGACTTatatattttcactttataatGGCTTATCAGTTATAGGGGTTGACTGTAATTGATTGTATAACcaccataattttctatatatgtacatatatgtttacaaaaaactaatgaaaatgtacATATATATTGTTTAGTTTCATAAAGCTACAaggaaatgaaacatttaaaataattaatctgtTGAATGGTTTGAGTGCAAAATCACAAGATAGACATTAACTCTCTTTTGAAAGTAAAGCACAACATTTAAGGAATGTAACCAAGTAGACTTGTAACTCTGAAATCCTTGCCATCCATATTGAAAAGAGGCTTGACTGCAAtaacttcaaattaattaattaggttACATGTCTTGTCCAGGTAGCTCTGCAGATCACCAGGTTGTACTCACCTTGCTTTCAGTGGGGAACAGTTCCACTATCCTATTTGCCAAATAGGTCAGTCTATCAGCCGAGAGTCTGTAAAGTAACCAAAGGTACACTAATAACACACAAGCGCAAATCCCCAACTTACTAACAGTCAAGAATTGGCATGATTTTAAGGCAATACTATTCATAGAAGTTAATCAGCTTCAAACCGTACACACCATTAACATTGAAGACTTTAAAAACCTGTGAAGGGTTTAgggtgcataaaaataaaacctaaattgGGGAGTACCTTCTATCAAGATCATCTCTGAGCTCATGAGCAATGATACGCCCAGCCAACAGATCTCTTGCCCTTTTGTCTAGGTGTCCCAGACTCTTGTATGTCCCTAGGACAATTTTGCCCTCACTGGTAGAAAGCAGAACTTTTTCAAGGTCCTATGGAAAGTGATACAAACTTGTATAACCAAATAAAACTATTACCTTGCCAATTATAGTAAATACGATTTGcattaaataatgtaataactaTCAAAAATCTAGCCACTGCACAATGGTTTGTGAAACTCACCAATTCTTCctcaaaatataatttgttgtgCACAGACACCTCAACAGGTTtagaaaaatctctgccaatCACAATAATCTCTGCCCTAGGTTCTGTAGAGAAAAATTCGAAGTCATTTCTAGCAATTCATGACAAAACGGTTTTGAAACATACCATGAACTTCAAAATgtaattgtaaacattcaaatgggCGACACAAATGGATTAAATCATATCTACAGGACATCTGAAACACAATGGGATCTATTTTGCAAATGTTTATAAGATGGAATTTGATATCTATACTTAGCAGATGAGCATTCATGTACAGAAGTTgccatttaatgaataataatattacaatgatGTTTATAGATATATAATTTTAGCGTATTGGTTGCAATCACTGGCAAAATgcgttaaaataatttaactgaaAGTCATAGTcattaaaggaatattgaaattcactacaagctaaaaaaaaattattcatttgataacTTTACCACTACATGAAATTTGGCCGTTGTCAGGAATTTGGTTTGACACATCGTTTGAGGTGCCTTCTACAATGTTTGTACTTATAGGGTCTGATATCTGTGGGGTACTCTCAGGAAAAGGGTCGATTATCTCTGATATTAGCGCAGTACTCTCCTGAAAGCAAGCATATAAGCGTTGAAATTGGCAAATTTAGGCTGATTTACTATAAAACAGAATCAAATTCCAAGTTTGAAGAGTACCAAAATACAAACCGTTTCTTTCTTTCCCTCGCTCCTCATTTTCATTCGGAACCTGAGCCTATCCCCAACTAAAGGCATCAAGAGCTCCAAAGTCCGTTCGTCTATGAACTCGAGTAAGTCCTCGGTAATGCACTGCTCTAAATAAACCCATGACAAAATTCCATTAGCTATTACACGATATAAATGGCGGCCCGCACTCATCTTCACACACTGGTgttttttcatgagtttttaaGTGAACTAAAACAAGGCTGAAGATAACTTCTGATTAAGAGAATGACGTTTACTGCCAATATTACAATTCCAAACAAGCCTCGAAAAGTACAATTGAATACTAATATTAAAGCACGCACTGAGGAAACCTAATAATACAACAAATTTAATTACTTTGTTACCTTGAAAAGTCTTTACGGCTTCCTCGCTAAGCCCCCATCTCCTTAGCTTCTCCTCAAGACTCATAATTAAAACTCCGGATGcttgaaataaacacaatttcaatGATGCTATTAATTGTATATCGTCACACTAAACACTTTTGTACGAACACGTTGGCTTTAGCGAtccaaaaattgttattaaataaagTATTCTTATTGTTCTATCCTACGGTGTACtgcagatgaaaataaaatgcaaaaaaatgttctaATCTTAAATACACCACGATATTTCGAAGTAATGAAAAGTATAGCCAAAAGCATTTATGGTGGAAGTTGAAATCTATGGTGAATCTACGAAAACTGATTTAGgtgcttccttctttttttactggCTCACCAAACGGAAgataatatttaaggaaatataaaaatatagaacaAATACTTACCGTAGGCaatgatttttgaagattcttGCAGCTCTACTCGGCGAACACGTGAGGCGAAGGCTTCTGCAATGGGAAAGACCTGGAAAGACCAGTTCCTCTCCAGAGCACTTCCGTTCGTAGCCTAcgtatgaataacgtaggctacgttCCGTTAATCACCGGAATCGCGGGCGCAAGGCATCATGGTTTGCTAATAGATGACTACGATGATTTTGCAGACGGACCACTTACACATAAAAATACGCATCTCACTGAGAGATAAATTCGCAGTAATGAAAAAAGGCTACATTTATGGAAAAGGGTAGAAATGCACTTCCCCTTGTCGATTACCGCAAATCTATTTGCTTGCCTTACAAATGCATTTCTAAGAGTTACAAATTCAAGGTTACAAATAGCATTTGCAACCGTTGCAGACGAGTTTTTTCTGTGAAACTAAAGTTTCTTCTATATTTAATGATGGATTTGTCTCCACAACAAATATTGAGGCAGCAATCACGCATTTGTACGAagaacaaataaatttctttccgtGAGGGGATGCACGATTGCGTCACAATgacgttttttaaaaaaatagtgtaaatgaTGGTATGCGCATACAATTGTATATTCGTTGAATTATATAAGCTTAATGTTTTaacaaactaataaaaatattttaacactaaatccaacaatattttatgagttataattttttttcgaagtgGGTCGCTAACGACCCattgggcattaatgggttaagttacagcaatacgtaattttttatattagaaGTTAATCTTCTCTTTTGTCGTATGAATTAaggttagacattatttttggaaagggcaTTCATCAAGCGTTTTAGTTGCAtttaaaagttaaactgtttaaTATAGGACACGGTCTCCGGCAACCTTTGTGGAACtgttcatcataaaataaaaatactttgttatattccacacttttattttaatagtaccacccaggtttctgcatatcatgctgtCAACATGatcaacctgatgatagcatgatatgcagaaacccgggtcgtactacttaaaataaagtgtggaacagaagaaagtttttttttgtttgaactttttcatgtagttttactccaagctgatTTTCTTTAATTCAATTGTCCAtgtttccctgcgtaaaaattcaagcataaacttatgctatCAGCCATATCTCTGTTTATTCCTCTTTTCAGAACCTTACCTCATTCGAGTacctatgccttatcataaaaatcggggagggggggagctcaagtgataaaaataataattaataattaactcattcattgctctaggagttttaactcctttggaacatagaaatcgTTAAaatggtgagcagtacaattaacatagtaaactggaactagcatagtaaaactggaaaagaataatttatttttctaacagaaaaacgaacattaagcataccaagaaataaataacacaactttaaaaaaggaaatttagcttaacaaaagaaacaagaactagattactacttctaacacaacaacaGGTATTAATCAGATCGATGAGAAGatgaatgattattaaattacatgatcagtgttcatgggtagccagaaagtaggtgggtggcaatcctttcttaaatatttcctgtgatgcactgtcttttacctgtttcggaaaatcgttccacagctttgaggcaacaacagtaaatgatttatGAACTGCAGTtgcggaactgtggggcatacaaaaaacaggggtcttgtcttgtaacaacattagtgtgttcacaactggggagaaaaagatcctttaaatgCAGAGGGCTACCATATTTGAAGAGAATGAACATAAAACAAG
Encoded here:
- the LOC124167798 gene encoding uncharacterized protein LOC124167798; amino-acid sequence: MSLEEKLRRWGLSEEAVKTFQEQCITEDLLEFIDERTLELLMPLVGDRLRFRMKMRSEGKKETESTALISEIIDPFPESTPQISDPISTNIVEGTSNDVSNQIPDNGQISCSEPRAEIIVIGRDFSKPVEVSVHNKLYFEEELDLEKVLLSTSEGKIVLGTYKSLGHLDKRARDLLAGRIIAHELRDDLDRRLSADRLTYLANRIVELFPTESKGCWISIDSRGVCETGKGKLYSKWYNTRRCHSKLGLIPGRKRGEKRAHESFSQGNEESEVDDSQDDDDSLQWLKNNAEPWVKVQEYWEKTHQIRRRCLQRDGKSVHEYMKGYPALRLDRGYMLLEIDFTSKFPNSSMSLYALWPRLSNFVLERVCLKGELRKALDEAISPDERTALALLHMSKIFPTVNARKQTKSVREWRPSKLEAQEAFVLHVKVIGDLETQLELRKDRLLNFGCQLQPLAAVVGPSWREIHQAFAIIGPKYFEVETPLKAVDITFKAFHALNAQYPPEASQIWQFIQRAVYDIPRDRKFEPHFSFVETLLQDFSAARD